A genomic stretch from Halobellus sp. LT62 includes:
- the pdxS gene encoding pyridoxal 5'-phosphate synthase lyase subunit PdxS: MSEATDLSELRRGTDLVKRGFAQMQKGGVIMDVVDAEQAKIAEEAGAVAVMALEAVPADIRKRGGVARMADPADVKEIVESVSIPVMGKSRIGHTKEAEILQSVGVDMIDESEVLTPADERYHIDKREFTAPFVCGARNLGEALRRIDEGAAMIRTKGEAGTGDVNQAVHHQRNIKGAIRELEGKTHEEREKWAREHEAPAELVHETAEMGRLPVVNFAAGGIATPADAALMMHHECDGIFVGSGIFGAENPPAMGRAIVEAVNNWDDPDELAAIASNLGAGMKGEANTSLPEEEKLQGRGV; encoded by the coding sequence ATGTCCGAAGCGACCGATCTCTCCGAACTCCGCCGCGGGACCGACCTCGTCAAGCGCGGGTTCGCACAGATGCAGAAGGGCGGCGTCATTATGGACGTCGTCGACGCCGAGCAGGCGAAAATCGCCGAAGAGGCCGGTGCAGTCGCGGTGATGGCGCTGGAAGCTGTCCCCGCGGACATTCGCAAGCGCGGCGGCGTCGCGCGGATGGCCGATCCCGCGGACGTCAAAGAAATCGTCGAATCCGTCTCGATTCCGGTGATGGGAAAATCCCGGATCGGTCACACGAAGGAGGCCGAGATCCTCCAGTCGGTCGGCGTCGATATGATCGACGAGAGCGAGGTGCTCACCCCCGCCGACGAGCGCTATCACATCGACAAGCGCGAGTTCACCGCGCCGTTTGTCTGCGGCGCACGCAACCTCGGCGAGGCGCTCCGCCGTATCGACGAGGGCGCGGCGATGATCCGGACGAAGGGCGAGGCGGGCACCGGCGACGTGAACCAAGCCGTTCACCACCAGCGCAACATCAAGGGCGCGATCCGCGAACTCGAGGGCAAGACCCACGAGGAGCGCGAGAAGTGGGCCCGCGAGCACGAAGCGCCCGCGGAGCTCGTCCACGAGACCGCCGAAATGGGGCGGCTGCCGGTCGTGAACTTCGCGGCGGGCGGCATCGCGACGCCCGCCGACGCGGCGCTGATGATGCACCACGAGTGCGACGGCATCTTCGTCGGCTCCGGGATCTTCGGCGCGGAGAACCCCCCGGCGATGGGCCGAGCGATCGTCGAGGCCGTCAACAACTGGGACGACCCCGACGAGCTCGCGGCGATCGCCTCGAACCTCGGCGCGGGGATGAAAGGCGAGGCCAACACGAGCCTGCCCGAAGAGGAGAAGCTGCAGGGTCGCGGCGTCTAA
- a CDS encoding homoserine kinase produces MQTVRAPATSANLGSGFDVFGVALDRPADVVRVEKAERTTIEMTGVGSQYIPEDPEKNVVGAVAEALDAPAHIEIDKGVRPSSGLGSSAASSAAAAVALNALYDRGLSREELVPIAAEGEAVVSGEAHADNVAPALLGGFTVARGDAVTTVDASIPLVACLPEIAVSTRDARDVVPESASMEDVVHTVGSAATLAIGMCRNDPELVGVGMDERVVTPARAELITGYDAVREAAFDAGATGVTVSGAGPSILAPCGESDRRHVAAAMVDAFADAGVESRAYQTRVSRGATLYE; encoded by the coding sequence ATGCAGACGGTCAGGGCCCCGGCGACGAGCGCGAATCTCGGCAGCGGATTCGACGTGTTCGGCGTCGCCCTCGATCGTCCCGCCGACGTCGTCCGCGTCGAAAAGGCCGAGCGGACGACGATCGAGATGACCGGCGTCGGGAGCCAGTACATCCCCGAAGACCCCGAGAAGAACGTCGTGGGCGCGGTCGCGGAGGCGCTGGACGCGCCGGCACACATCGAGATCGACAAGGGCGTCCGTCCGTCCTCCGGACTCGGCTCGTCGGCGGCGAGTTCCGCGGCGGCGGCGGTCGCGCTGAACGCGCTCTACGACCGCGGGCTCTCCCGGGAGGAGCTCGTCCCGATCGCCGCGGAGGGCGAGGCAGTCGTCTCCGGCGAGGCCCACGCCGACAACGTCGCGCCGGCCCTCCTCGGCGGCTTCACGGTCGCCCGCGGCGACGCGGTCACGACTGTCGACGCCTCGATACCGCTCGTCGCCTGTCTCCCGGAGATCGCCGTCTCGACCCGCGACGCGCGAGATGTCGTCCCCGAATCGGCGTCGATGGAAGATGTCGTCCACACCGTCGGGTCGGCGGCGACGCTCGCGATCGGGATGTGCCGGAACGACCCCGAACTCGTCGGCGTCGGAATGGACGAACGCGTCGTCACGCCCGCCCGCGCGGAACTCATCACCGGCTACGACGCGGTCCGCGAGGCCGCGTTCGACGCCGGAGCGACGGGTGTCACCGTCTCCGGCGCGGGACCCTCGATCCTCGCGCCCTGCGGGGAGTCGGACCGGCGGCACGTCGCCGCCGCGATGGTCGACGCCTTCGCCGACGCGGGCGTCGAATCGCGCGCGTACCAGACGCGCGTGAGCCGCGGCGCGACGCTGTACGAGTAG
- a CDS encoding NAD(P)/FAD-dependent oxidoreductase, translating to MIGVVGGGIAGLAAAYRLQQRGHDVQVFEAADRLGGLAATYETAGDDIEQFYHHLSKSEQTIVELAEELGLGDRIEWRVGTNGYYVDGVVHPLDTPWEILAYPHMSLYDKFRLGMLTQGIDVRGLVPDFDAYDDLAEYEHVTVREFVEEHTTESVYENFVDPLLDGKYGDRKGDISAAWFLGRVRFRGERDLLRGEILGYFDGGFGVLLDALVDAVGRENITTGAFVTDLTVEDGRVRSLTVGGGDDGDDAGETTHDVDVAVVATMPNVLESLTGYSCEIDFQGAICGLATMDESLLDTYWLNVAHDAPFGALIEHTNFIERERYGGDHLLYVASYVQDAEEELWRMDDDEVRETWFAEIESMFPDFDRASITQFRVARNPRAAPIYECGYRNLVVPYHLDEDVGEGVYYAGMASAAQYPERSLNGGIVAGYEVADRIDASLAGGAEP from the coding sequence ATGATCGGCGTCGTCGGCGGCGGGATCGCGGGACTCGCGGCCGCCTATCGATTGCAGCAGCGCGGGCACGACGTACAGGTGTTCGAGGCCGCAGACCGACTCGGGGGGCTCGCGGCCACGTACGAGACCGCCGGCGACGACATCGAACAGTTCTATCATCACCTCTCGAAATCCGAGCAGACGATCGTCGAACTCGCCGAGGAGTTGGGACTCGGCGACCGAATCGAGTGGCGCGTCGGCACCAACGGCTACTACGTCGACGGCGTGGTCCACCCGCTCGACACCCCGTGGGAGATCCTCGCGTACCCGCATATGAGTCTCTACGACAAGTTCCGCTTGGGAATGCTCACGCAGGGGATCGACGTCCGCGGCCTCGTTCCCGACTTCGACGCCTACGACGACCTCGCGGAGTACGAGCACGTAACAGTAAGAGAATTCGTCGAGGAGCACACGACCGAAAGCGTCTACGAGAACTTCGTCGATCCCCTTCTCGACGGGAAATACGGCGATCGGAAGGGCGACATCTCCGCGGCGTGGTTCCTCGGCCGCGTCCGCTTCCGCGGCGAGCGCGACCTCCTGCGCGGGGAGATCCTCGGCTACTTCGACGGTGGCTTCGGCGTCCTGCTGGACGCGCTCGTCGACGCGGTCGGCCGCGAGAACATCACGACGGGGGCGTTCGTGACGGACCTCACGGTCGAAGACGGCCGGGTGCGGTCGCTGACCGTCGGCGGAGGCGACGACGGGGACGACGCCGGCGAAACCACCCACGACGTCGACGTCGCCGTCGTCGCGACGATGCCGAACGTACTGGAGTCGCTGACGGGCTATTCCTGCGAGATCGACTTCCAAGGGGCGATCTGCGGACTCGCCACGATGGACGAATCGCTTTTGGACACCTACTGGCTGAACGTCGCGCACGACGCGCCGTTCGGCGCACTCATCGAGCACACCAACTTTATCGAACGCGAGCGCTACGGCGGCGACCACCTCCTCTACGTCGCGTCGTACGTCCAAGATGCCGAGGAGGAGCTCTGGCGGATGGACGACGACGAGGTTCGAGAGACGTGGTTCGCGGAGATCGAGTCGATGTTCCCCGACTTCGACCGCGCTTCGATCACCCAGTTCCGCGTCGCGCGCAACCCCCGCGCCGCGCCGATCTACGAGTGCGGCTACCGGAATCTCGTCGTGCCGTACCACCTCGACGAAGACGTCGGCGAGGGCGTCTACTACGCCGGGATGGCCTCGGCGGCGCAGTATCCCGAACGGTCGCTCAACGGCGGCATCGTCGCGGGCTACGAGGTCGCCGACCGGATCGACGCGTCGCTCGCGGGCGGGGCGGAGCCGTAG